Sequence from the Neosynechococcus sphagnicola sy1 genome:
CTTCATGACAATTTAGAAGCGATCGCCTTAGAAGCGATCGCCGCCAGACTAGATGCTCTAGCCGCAGCGGCAAATCCAGAGAAATAAGGCATGATTAAGCCAAGCTTTTAATAAGCTCAGAATGTTCATTCATAAGGAGGGTAATATGAGAGTTACTGACCCCGAAGCTGATGGTTTGGTTCTTAACTCTGCATGGACAAATAAGATCGCTTTGCTGATGATGATCTTAGGCATCATTTCGATCCTATTTCCTTTATTTGTTGCTGTTACCTCAATCTTATTATTCGGCTGGGTATTCATATTTGCCGGAATTTCACAAATTCTTTATGCCCTGCAATCAAGAAAT
This genomic interval carries:
- a CDS encoding DUF308 domain-containing protein; translation: MRVTDPEADGLVLNSAWTNKIALLMMILGIISILFPLFVAVTSILLFGWVFIFAGISQILYALQSRN